In Phragmitibacter flavus, a single genomic region encodes these proteins:
- a CDS encoding glycosyl hydrolase family 8, translating into MHPQTPLPASSLRRALSCVLLLFLLSLPLPLKSQTTAPTIPFTMQIQWDVFKRHFIDSGRVIDTVNQNITHSEGQGYGMLLATYFQDPAAFESIWNWTQKNLQVRESDRLFAWSWGIPSSETETKAEPKVLDPNNASDGDILIAWALYRASRMWGNPAWTEAAHAIIKDLRQHMIVVGFDGRLILLPGQVGFVEKNSVITNPSYWVFPALQEFASQPVDSEVWQRLINDGIKWLNDWQFGKFNLPPDWVEIGKPITLPERYEPVFGYNAIRIPLYLQWAGLQNQTPALNQALRASWTQFTEANLPSKIHLKTHEGHDPALPGIRAIYELSLNTGRERDPDQWIVDPADGYYSAALLLLVRIVHQQSLVP; encoded by the coding sequence ATGCACCCGCAAACACCACTCCCCGCCTCTTCCCTCAGAAGAGCGTTGAGCTGCGTCCTGCTGCTTTTTCTCCTCTCCCTGCCGCTGCCCCTCAAGTCGCAAACCACCGCCCCGACCATCCCCTTCACCATGCAAATTCAATGGGATGTCTTCAAACGCCACTTCATCGATTCCGGTCGTGTTATCGACACCGTTAATCAAAACATCACCCATTCCGAAGGCCAGGGATACGGCATGTTGCTCGCCACCTATTTTCAGGATCCCGCCGCGTTTGAGTCCATCTGGAACTGGACCCAAAAAAATCTTCAAGTGCGCGAATCCGACCGCCTCTTCGCCTGGAGCTGGGGCATCCCATCTTCTGAGACCGAGACCAAAGCAGAGCCCAAAGTCCTCGACCCCAACAACGCCAGCGACGGCGACATCCTCATCGCCTGGGCGCTTTATCGTGCCTCCCGAATGTGGGGTAATCCTGCGTGGACCGAAGCCGCACACGCCATCATCAAAGACCTTCGCCAGCATATGATTGTGGTCGGTTTCGATGGCCGGCTCATCCTCCTGCCCGGGCAGGTCGGCTTCGTTGAAAAGAACTCCGTCATCACCAACCCCTCCTACTGGGTTTTTCCAGCCCTTCAGGAATTCGCCAGTCAGCCCGTCGATTCCGAAGTCTGGCAGCGACTCATCAACGACGGCATCAAGTGGCTCAACGACTGGCAGTTCGGCAAATTCAACCTCCCTCCCGACTGGGTGGAAATCGGCAAACCCATCACCCTTCCCGAACGCTACGAACCCGTCTTTGGTTACAACGCCATCCGCATCCCGCTCTACCTTCAATGGGCCGGTCTGCAAAACCAGACACCCGCCCTCAACCAGGCCCTGCGTGCGTCTTGGACCCAGTTCACCGAAGCCAACCTGCCCAGCAAAATCCACCTCAAAACCCATGAGGGTCACGACCCCGCCCTCCCCGGCATCCGCGCCATCTACGAACTCTCGCTGAATACCGGACGCGAACGCGATCCTGACCAATGGATCGTCGACCCCGCCGACGGCTACTATTCCGCCGCCCTCCTTCTGCTCGTCCGCATCGTCCATCAACAATCGCTTGTCCCATGA
- a CDS encoding response regulator transcription factor, giving the protein MSYRADHFSRSVQECVYVLDDDQLLVRLIAHILENEGYQVLSYTCPLEFLKLRSTAPICCLLVDLEMPGMRGLQVQKEIKDRGWTMPLIFMSAHGSIGEATEAMKLGAVDFLEKPMVDQRLVSVVEDALESCRQRNRMVGELNEARDWLDNMTEREKEVMKLLLAGYINKQVAATLGITERTVKAHRASIMEKSGVDSLALLVPLAMKSGLTTESRVVMS; this is encoded by the coding sequence ATGAGCTACCGAGCAGACCATTTTTCCAGAAGTGTTCAAGAGTGCGTCTATGTGTTGGATGATGACCAGTTGCTGGTCCGGCTGATAGCACACATTTTGGAGAACGAAGGCTACCAGGTGTTGTCGTATACTTGTCCGCTGGAATTCTTAAAGCTACGGTCGACAGCTCCAATTTGTTGTTTGTTGGTGGATTTGGAGATGCCTGGTATGAGGGGTTTACAGGTGCAGAAGGAGATCAAGGATCGCGGTTGGACGATGCCGCTGATTTTCATGTCGGCGCATGGAAGCATCGGAGAGGCGACGGAAGCGATGAAGTTGGGGGCCGTGGATTTTCTGGAAAAGCCCATGGTGGATCAGCGACTAGTGTCCGTGGTGGAGGATGCGCTGGAATCCTGCCGACAACGGAATCGGATGGTGGGTGAACTGAATGAGGCGCGTGACTGGCTGGACAACATGACGGAACGAGAGAAGGAGGTGATGAAGCTGCTTCTAGCAGGCTACATCAACAAGCAGGTGGCGGCGACTTTGGGGATTACAGAACGCACGGTCAAGGCGCACAGGGCGAGCATCATGGAGAAATCGGGAGTGGATTCGCTGGCGTTGCTGGTGCCACTGGCGATGAAGTCGGGTCTGACCACGGAATCCCGGGTGGTGATGAGCTGA
- a CDS encoding GGDEF domain-containing protein: MSHLKLRTALNETDYTTSLSWSEDTGRHLFHQLVDLVIDESVKCLTDLNLAFQKGNQHQVDHSMCRLRSSCLVYQSDHILETSRLIQNLFQSQSTHQLDLAVQTLTSAVDRMIQTLRIYQRAQPTQSHPHPSEPPSHAPYARLPSAQGHISPLVLVGEDLVAMKLVEFVAQHQSLDVIRFSTASAALDHLRTCNPSLVVFGLMLGEMKGLEFCRQLRATGLRSRHHLLIFTTDSRAANLNRILDVGADDFILKPITPDHLNVRLLVAQKSMAAMLQTLRLESELRRLSMQDGLTGLGNRRALERFIENQQKRHPSPDAMLQVMFIDLNDLKRINDVHGHVTGDHAIRHIASLARKQLQHQWELFRIGGDEFLAVSSSNSSQFAAQQCQSFRITLQESHLTTNAGVSLNVAASIGLASVPVQSSLEHLLHLADVQLYHAKRTKLKPLPEFSPMI, translated from the coding sequence ATGTCCCATCTCAAACTCCGAACGGCCCTTAACGAAACCGACTACACCACGTCCCTGTCGTGGTCCGAAGACACTGGGCGACACCTGTTCCACCAGCTGGTCGACCTCGTCATCGACGAGTCGGTAAAGTGCCTAACCGACCTCAACCTCGCCTTCCAGAAGGGCAATCAGCACCAGGTCGACCATTCCATGTGCCGCCTGCGCAGCAGCTGTCTCGTCTATCAATCCGACCACATTCTTGAGACCAGCCGGCTCATTCAAAACCTCTTTCAATCCCAATCGACGCATCAACTTGATCTCGCCGTTCAGACCCTCACCAGCGCCGTTGATCGAATGATTCAAACCCTCCGAATCTACCAACGCGCCCAACCCACCCAATCTCATCCGCACCCCTCAGAACCCCCATCCCACGCCCCCTACGCCCGCCTTCCCTCTGCCCAGGGCCACATCTCCCCGCTCGTGCTGGTCGGTGAGGATCTCGTCGCGATGAAGCTCGTCGAGTTCGTTGCCCAACATCAAAGTCTCGACGTCATCCGCTTCTCGACCGCCTCTGCAGCACTCGATCACCTGCGCACCTGTAACCCCTCGCTGGTGGTCTTTGGTCTGATGCTTGGCGAAATGAAAGGCCTCGAATTCTGCCGCCAACTGCGGGCCACCGGCCTTCGCTCCCGCCACCATCTGCTCATCTTCACCACCGATTCCCGTGCCGCCAATCTCAACCGCATTCTCGATGTGGGGGCCGACGATTTCATCCTCAAACCCATCACTCCCGATCACCTCAACGTCCGCCTTCTCGTTGCCCAAAAAAGCATGGCCGCGATGCTGCAAACCCTGCGTCTCGAAAGTGAACTGCGCCGCCTCTCGATGCAGGACGGACTGACCGGACTCGGCAACCGCCGAGCCCTCGAACGATTCATCGAGAACCAGCAAAAGCGGCATCCCAGTCCCGACGCCATGCTCCAGGTCATGTTCATTGACCTCAACGATCTCAAACGCATCAACGACGTCCACGGTCACGTCACGGGCGACCATGCCATCCGCCACATCGCCAGCCTCGCCCGCAAACAGCTTCAGCATCAGTGGGAACTATTTCGAATCGGAGGCGACGAGTTCCTCGCCGTTTCCTCCTCCAACTCCTCCCAGTTCGCCGCCCAACAGTGCCAGTCATTTCGAATCACTCTGCAAGAAAGCCACCTCACCACCAATGCCGGTGTCTCGTTAAATGTGGCCGCCTCCATCGGACTCGCCTCCGTCCCGGTCCAGTCCTCCCTCGAACATCTTTTGCATCTGGCCGACGTCCAACTCTACCACGCCAAACGCACCAAACTCAAGCCCCTCCCCGAATTCAGCCCCATGATCTGA
- a CDS encoding cellulose synthase subunit BcsC-related outer membrane protein encodes MTSIPPITRHQHRHLATISLLAATLTQNARAFDPIAPTTAAPQIDRINRVHRQPTTGNETPESTSTPIVPNIKTTVAAPPPAPIHSQQPMTTVIDGRTYYVIPASQIAGMPVGDKQWLLVEANPGANPAPALAPAPQRAPSVPTPSSYPQPQPQSQPQPQPYTIVEPGLFAGNLPYAEEDPTMIGQGDGYPSSLPEPPLTSGPRPPLPAAPVTQLPNTGPSSNSGVTYPDAQMIPDPQITEAPLPAIPPPTATPLPVPVVDYGLMLRQGRFEEVANKTMELRDAGLASALGWASYRQSGYDTASSWFELAIEWDPELNEAYYGLAMAEFSRGNLAQAEAIARLKPDADPRMSQLLANVLIQKAVAASKSNQSGAAAQSLEEASETRQLTRGEAMLFAWSNLRAGQIERAAILFENLYTQRVDEESAEGLYAALSQLARWNRLKELADRFGGPLEQVYQTRYLAPAYFSQGRIRKAVELDPQTYGIYTGIDAPSILFGFDASTRSGETTERQTDVIGAPRVIARIPTKEGYFQADVIQYFWDGGALISNPNNNGILEAAGQSFSGVAARFTFEWESLWNPSISFGVLQTNSNVETSILGSASISRDHDEGKWTLRAFVDPVMESSLSAVGFRDEVNQLSWGGVRAAGVQGELSHWINEKSLFTGTIKAANYFGTNVPDNGHFGLTASIVRPIKVNDFSYFRVGPLLTYSTFARNLNQYTFGHGGYFSPQNHVQVFLKADFMSELGKDVLFGGSMGAGFQRADQDSSSIFPLEGDSTGTYPSTTDSSFIGYISFQGTYLLGDSWSLWGNMLAARTSNYDELSISLGLTYHFEKRRALHVLDLTRPWQ; translated from the coding sequence ATGACCTCCATCCCTCCCATCACACGGCACCAGCATCGGCATCTCGCGACCATCTCCCTCCTCGCCGCCACCCTGACTCAGAACGCCCGGGCTTTTGACCCCATTGCACCAACAACCGCCGCTCCTCAAATCGATCGCATCAACCGCGTTCACCGCCAGCCAACCACCGGGAACGAAACGCCCGAATCCACGTCGACCCCCATCGTTCCCAACATTAAAACTACCGTCGCCGCGCCTCCGCCTGCTCCCATCCACAGCCAGCAGCCCATGACCACCGTCATCGATGGTCGCACCTACTACGTCATCCCCGCCTCGCAAATTGCCGGCATGCCCGTCGGCGACAAACAATGGCTTCTGGTCGAAGCCAATCCCGGTGCCAACCCAGCTCCCGCACTCGCACCCGCTCCACAAAGAGCCCCGTCCGTTCCCACTCCCTCATCGTATCCGCAGCCGCAGCCACAATCACAGCCACAACCTCAACCATACACCATCGTCGAACCCGGCCTCTTCGCCGGCAATCTCCCTTACGCCGAAGAAGACCCCACCATGATCGGACAAGGCGACGGTTACCCCTCCAGTCTCCCCGAGCCGCCTCTCACCAGCGGCCCCCGTCCTCCTTTGCCCGCCGCACCCGTTACCCAACTACCCAACACCGGCCCCAGCTCGAACAGCGGCGTCACCTATCCCGACGCCCAAATGATCCCCGATCCCCAGATCACCGAAGCCCCCCTGCCCGCCATTCCGCCTCCGACCGCCACTCCCCTGCCCGTTCCGGTTGTCGACTACGGCCTCATGCTGCGTCAGGGCCGATTTGAAGAAGTCGCCAACAAAACCATGGAACTGCGCGATGCCGGACTCGCCTCCGCCCTAGGTTGGGCAAGCTACCGCCAGTCCGGTTACGACACCGCCTCCAGCTGGTTCGAACTTGCCATCGAATGGGACCCCGAACTCAACGAGGCCTACTACGGACTCGCCATGGCCGAGTTCTCCCGTGGTAATCTCGCCCAGGCCGAAGCCATCGCCCGACTCAAGCCCGACGCCGACCCTCGCATGTCCCAGCTCCTCGCCAACGTGCTCATCCAGAAAGCCGTGGCCGCCTCCAAGTCCAACCAATCGGGAGCCGCCGCACAATCCCTCGAAGAAGCCTCCGAAACCCGTCAACTCACCCGTGGTGAAGCCATGCTTTTCGCCTGGTCCAACCTGCGCGCCGGTCAAATCGAACGCGCCGCCATCTTATTCGAAAACCTCTACACCCAACGTGTCGACGAAGAAAGCGCCGAAGGCCTCTACGCCGCTCTCTCCCAACTTGCCCGCTGGAACCGTCTCAAGGAACTCGCCGACCGCTTCGGTGGCCCGCTCGAACAAGTTTATCAGACCCGCTACCTCGCCCCCGCCTACTTCAGTCAGGGCCGCATCCGCAAAGCCGTCGAACTCGATCCGCAAACCTACGGTATCTACACCGGCATCGATGCCCCCAGCATTCTCTTCGGTTTCGACGCCTCCACCCGCTCCGGTGAAACCACCGAACGCCAGACCGACGTCATCGGTGCCCCTCGCGTCATCGCCCGCATCCCCACCAAGGAAGGGTATTTCCAGGCCGACGTCATTCAATACTTCTGGGATGGCGGAGCCTTAATCTCCAATCCCAACAACAACGGCATCCTCGAAGCCGCCGGTCAAAGTTTCAGTGGTGTCGCCGCGCGCTTCACCTTTGAGTGGGAGTCGCTGTGGAATCCCTCCATCTCGTTTGGCGTGCTGCAAACCAACAGCAACGTCGAAACCAGCATCCTCGGTTCCGCCTCCATCAGCCGCGATCACGATGAAGGCAAATGGACACTCCGCGCGTTCGTCGACCCCGTCATGGAATCCTCCCTCTCCGCCGTCGGCTTTCGGGATGAAGTCAACCAGCTCTCCTGGGGCGGAGTCCGCGCCGCCGGGGTGCAGGGCGAACTCAGTCACTGGATCAACGAAAAAAGCCTCTTCACCGGCACCATCAAAGCCGCCAACTACTTCGGCACCAACGTGCCCGACAACGGCCACTTCGGACTCACCGCCTCCATCGTGCGCCCCATCAAGGTCAACGATTTCAGCTACTTCCGCGTCGGCCCCCTGCTCACCTACAGCACCTTCGCCCGCAACCTGAACCAATACACCTTTGGCCACGGCGGCTACTTCAGCCCGCAGAACCACGTGCAGGTTTTCCTCAAAGCCGACTTCATGTCCGAACTCGGCAAAGACGTCCTCTTCGGCGGCAGCATGGGGGCCGGATTTCAACGCGCCGATCAAGACTCCTCCTCCATCTTCCCCCTCGAAGGCGACTCCACCGGCACCTACCCCAGCACCACTGACAGCTCCTTTATTGGCTACATTTCCTTCCAGGGCACCTATCTGCTCGGTGACTCGTGGAGCTTGTGGGGAAACATGCTCGCCGCCCGCACCTCCAACTACGACGAACTGTCCATCTCGCTCGGACTCACCTACCACTTCGAAAAACGTCGCGCCCTCCACGTCCTCGACCTCACCCGACCCTGGCAATAA
- a CDS encoding cellulose biosynthesis cyclic di-GMP-binding regulatory protein BcsB yields the protein MLPAKTIPQHHIIRQSLWGMLLLWLPFTLSHAQTSAQGDQATRVDFVHRITGEKTVWHTSDTWNMTYVHSYRREIRSVLIEVSGRHDRLPSDLEIRINGKLTKPTNQWPQADQSTVLEIDPRAILSGRNEISLRLRQMALDIKETRLVISGAWVPMVPTLGMLNDLFGDKAAYGPQLHLCLPGYRLEEDLNEIKTRTAALAIQGAALRMGNTLPVVHWTEKPSHLNDTLLIGTVAELADLLQPVEIERVTGPRLFFRASPVCGQGFLLVVTGRNDAEVLEAAITLGLVHQPMPSTPGATIQGLRLPQVAAYVRRSPILPGTITSFKDLGILTTELSIHNHWHAKFDFLTSALVAENDGSDRNVELDLLLSFLGEAPPDTHLVLELNGEVIRYNGSKDGQGQQAQSLAQGSLHFHIPASLLKPGLNHANLKLANTSGIVSDWNPPHVLISPESRFTAPPASRFQPDTSLQNFARAAYPFVTNPDGSGITVAIMGRRHDLLLATWNLLAKLSQVSNTLLLETRFTLGLPTNAKKVIAVCDRSDLLNLPPALFGKPLTDDLHSRWSNGSRPTAVAFETIPDVIPPVSKTPSDDGLIVALLKPSSLEQANWLIVSGPDRPGLATKVSDWVSSPLWQRMSGQVSWINRSTGTVEVMLPTLPAHLEPGQDKATQTSPSLAQTSLPSWTQGIRYSWIAIVLGILFFFALLVHRLANAGNRNS from the coding sequence ATGCTCCCAGCCAAAACCATTCCCCAACACCACATCATCAGGCAAAGCCTGTGGGGAATGCTGTTGCTATGGCTGCCATTCACACTCAGCCACGCTCAAACCTCAGCCCAAGGCGATCAGGCCACCCGCGTCGACTTTGTCCATCGTATCACCGGCGAGAAAACCGTCTGGCATACCTCCGATACCTGGAACATGACTTATGTTCACAGCTATCGACGTGAGATCCGCTCCGTCTTGATCGAAGTCTCCGGTCGCCACGACCGCCTGCCATCCGACCTCGAAATCCGCATCAACGGCAAGCTCACCAAGCCTACCAACCAATGGCCGCAAGCCGATCAATCCACCGTTCTCGAGATCGATCCACGCGCCATCCTTTCCGGTCGCAATGAGATCTCTTTGCGCCTGCGCCAGATGGCCCTCGACATCAAAGAAACCCGCCTCGTCATCTCCGGCGCCTGGGTGCCCATGGTGCCCACCCTGGGCATGCTCAACGACCTCTTCGGCGACAAGGCCGCCTACGGTCCCCAACTCCACCTCTGCCTCCCCGGCTACCGACTGGAAGAAGATCTCAACGAAATCAAAACCCGCACCGCCGCCCTCGCCATCCAAGGAGCCGCCCTTCGCATGGGCAACACTTTGCCCGTTGTTCATTGGACCGAAAAGCCCTCCCATCTTAACGACACCCTGCTCATTGGCACCGTTGCCGAACTCGCCGACCTCCTGCAACCCGTCGAGATCGAGCGCGTCACCGGCCCTCGCCTCTTCTTCCGCGCCAGTCCCGTCTGCGGTCAGGGGTTCCTCCTTGTCGTCACCGGACGCAATGATGCCGAGGTGCTCGAAGCCGCCATCACCCTCGGCCTCGTCCACCAGCCGATGCCCTCAACCCCCGGCGCCACCATCCAGGGCCTGCGACTTCCCCAGGTTGCCGCCTATGTGAGACGCAGCCCCATCCTCCCCGGCACCATCACCAGCTTCAAAGACCTCGGCATCCTCACCACCGAACTCTCCATCCACAATCACTGGCATGCCAAATTCGACTTCCTCACCAGCGCCCTCGTCGCTGAAAACGATGGCAGCGACCGCAACGTTGAACTCGACCTTCTCCTCTCATTCCTCGGCGAAGCCCCACCTGACACCCATCTCGTCCTCGAACTCAACGGCGAAGTCATCCGCTATAACGGATCAAAGGACGGACAAGGCCAGCAAGCCCAGAGTCTTGCCCAAGGCAGTCTCCACTTCCACATTCCAGCCTCCCTCCTTAAACCCGGACTCAACCACGCCAACCTCAAGCTCGCCAACACCTCGGGCATCGTCAGCGACTGGAACCCACCCCATGTTTTGATCAGCCCAGAATCCCGCTTCACCGCCCCGCCCGCCTCGCGATTCCAGCCCGATACCAGCCTGCAAAACTTCGCCCGCGCCGCTTACCCGTTTGTCACCAATCCCGACGGCTCTGGCATCACCGTCGCCATCATGGGCCGCCGTCACGACCTGCTCCTGGCCACCTGGAACCTGCTCGCCAAGCTCAGTCAGGTCAGCAACACCCTTCTTCTTGAAACCCGCTTCACCCTCGGCCTTCCCACGAATGCCAAGAAAGTCATCGCCGTCTGCGACCGCAGCGACCTCCTCAACCTGCCTCCTGCCCTGTTTGGCAAACCATTAACCGACGACCTCCACAGCCGCTGGTCAAACGGCAGCCGTCCCACCGCCGTGGCTTTTGAAACCATCCCCGATGTCATCCCGCCGGTCTCAAAAACACCCAGCGACGACGGCCTCATCGTCGCCCTGCTCAAACCCTCCAGTCTCGAACAGGCCAACTGGCTCATTGTCAGCGGCCCCGACCGACCCGGTCTCGCCACCAAAGTCTCCGACTGGGTCAGCAGCCCTCTCTGGCAGCGCATGAGCGGACAAGTCTCCTGGATCAACCGCAGCACCGGAACCGTCGAGGTCATGCTTCCCACTCTCCCTGCTCATCTCGAACCCGGCCAGGACAAAGCGACCCAGACATCGCCTTCCCTCGCCCAAACGTCCCTCCCCAGCTGGACCCAAGGAATCCGCTACTCGTGGATCGCCATCGTCTTGGGCATCCTGTTCTTTTTCGCCCTGCTCGTCCACCGACTCGCCAATGCCGGCAATCGCAATTCATAA
- the bcsA gene encoding UDP-forming cellulose synthase catalytic subunit, translated as MTQSGPTSSSTAPSASSFSIALALIAGLAAVLLANAEADVQNQMALAGILAATLLVLRFLPETPFIRILILAIGGFTVIRYFVWRLSTTMEYHDPVSYTCAVILLFAECYGIAFIMMTFTVNANPKKRESIPLTGKDPAQLPSVDVLVPSYNEAPDLIAITLVAARQMRYDGIVNVYLLDDGGTDAKCNQKDLLLAEEAKNRRAELTALCQRLGATYLTRERNEHAKAGNLNIGLTNTNGDLVVIFDADHVPTADFLENTVGFFLEDPKLFLVQTPHFFLNPDPFERNLMTFDTMPSENEMFYSNIQQGLDRWNSSFFCGSAAVLRREWLNITGGFSGQSITEDAETAIELHSRGYHSAYLARPMIAGLAAETVDAFVVQRMRWAQGMIQIFRLKSPIFRKSKLSAAQRLCYLSSCQFWFFPFARLTYMLAPAAFLLFDLQIYRAYYETFIAFVVPYMLTVIVISHYLFKRTRWILISEIYELVQSVFCLPVVIQALFRPKSGRFKVTPKAQTLNRAFISKMAIPFYVLLAINLACATRGVYKLLTFPDTEFAPTLITLFWVGFNLALLGCALGVMTETRQLRSSPRFPVSAPIRIRHGDEIIEGTLADMSASGCGIHIARDALKNPAFPQPAEIEIIGANATLKVEMVRKVMSPDLGPTRALLGTRFYQGDWTTLETAVRLFYGDSQKWVDFQQRRQEHAPGIIRTLLYVGRLSLLGYARNLRVGFRQLFSMRSNPMDR; from the coding sequence ATGACCCAATCTGGTCCGACATCCTCCTCAACCGCTCCTTCTGCATCCTCATTCTCCATCGCTCTCGCGCTGATTGCCGGTCTGGCGGCGGTTCTGCTGGCCAATGCCGAAGCCGACGTTCAGAACCAGATGGCCCTCGCAGGCATTCTGGCAGCCACCTTGCTTGTCCTACGATTCCTGCCTGAAACTCCCTTCATCCGCATCCTCATCCTTGCCATTGGGGGATTCACTGTGATCCGCTACTTCGTCTGGCGGCTAAGCACCACCATGGAGTATCACGACCCGGTCAGCTATACCTGCGCCGTCATCCTTCTGTTCGCCGAATGTTATGGCATCGCTTTCATCATGATGACCTTCACGGTCAACGCCAATCCCAAAAAACGCGAATCCATCCCGCTCACCGGCAAAGATCCCGCCCAACTTCCCTCGGTGGATGTGCTCGTTCCCAGCTACAACGAAGCTCCCGACCTTATCGCCATCACTCTCGTTGCCGCCCGCCAGATGCGTTACGACGGCATCGTCAATGTCTACCTGCTTGACGACGGTGGCACCGACGCCAAGTGCAATCAAAAAGACCTTCTGCTCGCCGAGGAGGCTAAAAATCGACGCGCTGAACTGACCGCCCTCTGCCAACGACTCGGTGCCACCTACCTCACCCGCGAAAGAAACGAGCACGCCAAAGCCGGCAACCTGAACATCGGCCTCACCAACACCAATGGCGACCTCGTGGTGATTTTCGACGCCGATCACGTTCCGACCGCCGACTTCCTCGAAAACACCGTCGGATTCTTCCTCGAAGACCCCAAACTCTTCCTCGTCCAAACGCCCCATTTTTTCCTCAATCCCGACCCCTTCGAACGCAATCTGATGACGTTCGACACCATGCCCAGCGAGAACGAAATGTTCTACAGCAACATCCAGCAGGGCCTCGACCGCTGGAACAGCTCCTTCTTCTGCGGCTCCGCCGCCGTGCTGCGTCGTGAATGGCTCAACATCACCGGTGGTTTCAGCGGCCAGAGCATCACCGAAGACGCCGAAACCGCCATCGAACTCCACTCACGCGGTTACCACAGCGCCTATCTCGCAAGACCCATGATCGCCGGACTGGCCGCCGAAACCGTGGATGCGTTTGTTGTCCAACGCATGCGCTGGGCGCAGGGAATGATCCAAATCTTCCGCCTCAAAAGTCCCATCTTCCGCAAGTCAAAACTCAGCGCCGCCCAACGCCTCTGCTACCTCAGCAGCTGCCAGTTCTGGTTCTTTCCCTTCGCGAGGCTCACTTACATGCTGGCACCCGCCGCCTTCCTGCTCTTCGACCTGCAAATCTACCGCGCCTATTACGAGACTTTCATCGCCTTCGTCGTGCCCTACATGCTGACGGTCATCGTCATCTCCCACTATCTTTTTAAACGCACCCGCTGGATTCTCATCTCCGAAATCTACGAACTGGTCCAATCGGTTTTCTGCCTCCCCGTCGTCATTCAGGCACTTTTCCGCCCCAAATCCGGCCGGTTCAAGGTCACGCCCAAAGCACAGACCTTGAACCGCGCTTTTATCTCCAAAATGGCGATCCCGTTTTACGTGCTGCTCGCCATCAACCTCGCCTGCGCCACCCGCGGCGTCTACAAACTGCTCACTTTTCCCGACACGGAATTTGCCCCCACTTTGATCACCCTTTTCTGGGTAGGTTTCAACCTCGCGTTGCTCGGCTGCGCCCTGGGCGTCATGACCGAAACCCGCCAGCTCCGCTCCTCTCCCCGCTTCCCCGTCTCGGCCCCCATCCGCATCCGCCACGGCGACGAAATCATTGAGGGCACCCTCGCCGACATGTCCGCTTCCGGCTGCGGCATTCACATCGCCCGTGACGCCCTGAAAAATCCCGCCTTCCCCCAGCCTGCCGAAATCGAAATCATCGGTGCGAACGCCACGCTCAAAGTCGAAATGGTTCGCAAAGTGATGTCCCCCGACCTCGGCCCCACCAGGGCACTGCTTGGCACCCGGTTTTATCAAGGCGACTGGACCACCCTAGAAACGGCCGTGCGACTTTTCTATGGCGACAGCCAAAAGTGGGTCGACTTCCAACAACGCCGACAAGAGCACGCCCCCGGCATCATTCGCACCCTTCTCTACGTCGGCCGACTGTCCCTCCTCGGCTACGCCAGAAATTTGCGGGTCGGATTCCGCCAGCTTTTCTCGATGCGATCCAACCCCATGGACCGCTAA